The genome window CCGGGGCCAAGGGGAAGAGGGCCGTGGAGCCCCGCCCGCGCCCGCCCTCGCCCTCCAATGAGGATCTGTTTTTAAGTGCAATACTTAGCCCGCCGGCTTCCCGCTGCCCCCATCGCGCTCACGCAATAACCAGCCTGGTCCCTGTCCACGTGCGTCCGCGGTGACCGCCCCGGAGTGGGCACATACCACTCCCTCCAGCACCCCAGCGTAGGGGCgaggctgggggggggggtccctgccGTCATGGTGAATGTACTGACGAGCCGAGGCAGCAGCGCCCACTGCGCCCCCCACGCCCCACTAAGCCCCACGCCCCCATTCCGCGCAATAAACGACAGCATTGGCGCCCAGCCTGCCGCGTATGATCGCTCTGCCTGGACCCAGCGCGCAGCCCGCCCCTCCCCGAGGCAAGCGGCCCCCACGTGGTGACAGACCTTTATTCACACTAAGGTACAGGGAGGCAGCACGGGCCGTCAGCTGAAGAAGTACGTGGAGTGCTTCACCTGCTCCAGGTTGAATGTCCCTGCGGAGCAGAGCAGAAGGCTGGGGGCGGGCCCTGGGGAAGGCCCCGCCCCAGCCCGGTGAGGGGCCGTCCAGCCCTGGGCCTCACCTGTCTTGGGCACAGACAGCAGTGTGTCCATCAGCCTGGAGACCCAGATGCTCTTGGAGGTCCTGAGGGCAAAGGCCGGGTGGGGGTAAGGCTGGGGCGGCCTGGGGAGGGAGCGGCCTCTGCGGTGCTGGGCTGGGGGGTGCGTCACCTGGGGTCGGAGCAGAACCGCTCAATCAGGAACCTGGACAGGTTGTGGAGAATGGGCTGGCTGTGCAGACGGACGAACTGCTCGCGACAGACCTGCgatgggtgggggaggtgggggggcgtCAGCAGCCAGGAGCCAGGCCCAAGGGGCAGGGGGACCGGGCTTCCCAGGTCAGGAGGGGATGAGGTCGGGGGCGCGAGAGCCGGGGGTGTCCGCCCTAGTGGGGGTGGGCCTGCACCTGGTTCATGACCGCAACGTCAGCGGCGTGGGTCCAGAAGCAGTCGTGCACCGAGACGAAGGTCAGGCCCTTCCTGcggcagcagtgaggggcccccGTGGAGAGGCCACGCCTTGAGGTCCCCTCCCTCACAATCCACACCCCACCGCTGCCCAGCACTGGCCCAGCTCTCACCTCAAGCCCCTCCCCACCGCTCAGCCGGGGGGCCCACTGTCCAGTGACGCCCACTCTCCTCTCGCCCCTCACCCCCGCACACTCCAGCAGCTGTCTGTGCGCCACACGTGCCCCTCAGCAGGCAAGTGACAAGTTCTCCTCTTAGGAAGAAGCCTCTTTGCCACCCTACCCCCAGCTGCCACCCAACTGATTCTCAGCTTCCTGTAGGGGATGGCTGAGGCTGGGCCCCCTTCCACCACAGGGCTCCATCCCAGGGGTCCCCGAGCCACCCCAGGGGGACACAGGAAGAACACAGAATTCCCACAGCAGTCTGGCTCAGTGCggccacacacaccccccccccccacaggagCAGCCGTTTCTAACAGAACCGTGAGAAACTAGACACCCTCTGCCTGCCCTGGCAGGTGCACACACGTCAAGAGcaggccacacagcaggctgGGCCCGCGGACCCTCCGACGGCCAGCTGCACACTTGGAGTCCCTCCCCTGCCCAGTCAGCCACATCCCAACCCCTCCCTGCCTCGAGGCCTGTCGCCTCTGGGGCACCAGGTCCCCCAGACCCCCACAGCTTCGGTCCTCGCCTGACCCCATCCCCAGCGGGCGGCACCCACCGCGGCGTCCCCAGCCCTGGTGCACCTGTAGCAGTGCAGGGCCGTGAGCATCATGTGCGAGGAGTCCAGTGAGTGGATGAAGTTGGGCGGGAagccgttcttctgcttcagcgTGTTGGGCTTCCTGGGGGCGGGGTGCAAGGTGGGGGACTCTGGAGCCTCAGCCCGGCCCGGCCCAACCCCAGTGGCCTCCCGGCCCAggcgccccggccccgcccccccaccctgTGCACTCACTGGCTGGTGTCCACGCTGCTGCTGAAGGTGAGGCTCTGGAGCCCGCCTTTGATCTGCAGGGTAGGGGCGGTAGGGGCAGGGGCGTTGAGTCCTGCCTGGCGCGGCAGCGGCGGGGggcgaggggggcgggggggctgcaCATACCATGACCTTGGAGTCACGGTGGTAGGGCTGGATGATGGGGATGCCCAGGGGCGTGACCCACTCCACGGCCGAGCCCGTGTGGGAGATGAGCCGGGCGCTCTCGGTCAGCCAGCGCTGCAGGGACGGACACCGGGCTCAGGGGGGCCGGGTCTGGGGAGCCACGGCCGACGGGGGGCAAGGGGAGGATGAGGCCTCACCTGGATGGACCGGGTGCCCGAGAACATCTCCTGCAGGCTGTTGAACACCTGGCGCACGAGGTAGTGAGAAGCCTCCCACACGAAGTCCtggggagagggtgaggggagggcGTGGGCGGGGCCCAGGTTCCCTCTACAACGCCTGATGGCCCTGGGCCAGTGACCTCGCGCACTCTTGAGGGGGTGGGCTCGCTCCCATGGGCCCCGCTGGAGGACCCCACGGTGGGCAGAGACAAGACCCTGTGTCAGGACCGCCTGCTGCCCAGCGGCCACCTGCTACAGGACAGTGGCCGGCAGGATCTGGAGTCTCGGCCCCGCGCACCTGGGGGAAGTCGTGGATCTCCCGGAGGCGCTTCTCGATCTGCAGGCGGCCCCCGTAGCGGGTGACCCCGTACACTACAGTCATCACCGTCTGCTTGACCACCTTGCGGCTGATGAAACCCTCCAGCACCTGGGCCACCTGCACACCCTGTTTGGCGTCCTGCCTGCGGAACACCTCCACCTGTTGGAGCAGGGGTCAGTGGGCGGGGCATCAGTGGGCGGGGCCCTGCCCACCCAGAAGCCTCCCACCCCGAGGCTCCTTCTCTTCCCCTGGACCTCACCATTGCCCCCTCTGACACGTCCCCCAGGAACCCTGCCTGACTGCCGGGTCACCTGACAGTTGGCGGCCGTGGCAGTGGGGTCCACAGCACCCAGATGTTCGACAGACAGACAGAcccgggtggggctgggggataAGAGCAAGCGGGGTCGGGGTGGGTGCGCACCTGTGCCGCCACCTCACTGTACACGTCCTGCGGCAGGTCCGAGGGCAACAGGTTGACGGAGGCGGCCCCCACGCTGTCCCGGCCCAGGGCGGCGTAGTGCTGCAGGCCGTTACAGGAGCCGTCCTGGGCGAGGGGGGAAGAGTGAGGCGCAGGGAGCGAGGGGCGGGGCACGGCGAGCTCCAGGCTTCCCCAGCTCCGCTCACGGCGAGCTCCCTGGACCTCCCACAAAGCGGAACCGAGGCGCAGAAGGGGGGCGGCGTGCCTGCACAAGCCGCTCGCCGTGGGAGCACCAGCCTGTGCAGTGGGATGGCCAGGTGCCAGACACCCGGGCCACCCCGCGGTGCCTCAGCCCGGGCAGGGGCCCGCAAGGGCAGGGTGCTCCACACCAGAGTCCCCTGGCTCACCTGGTGAACTGGGAAGTGGGAGACGTAGGCGGCGGGGTCGGGGGCGCGCACCGCCCGGGCGACCTCCATGCAGCAGGCCAGGGCTTGCCAGGGCTCATCCGCCTCCATCCACCACTTGCGGCCCTGCAGGAAGCAGCGGGCTGGGTGAGGCCAGCCCCGGCGGGGTCAGAGCCAGCCTGGGGGCACCTCCCGGGCGGGTCCAGGTGTCGTGGGGACAGGTGTGGACAGAGAACAGGAGTGACAGACCAGGGAGGGGCCAGCCTGGAGGGAGGCCTATTGCGGCATGGGAGGCTGCTGATGGCCCAGGACAGAGGGAAAGACAAGCAGAGGGGTGCCTGGGAAGAAGTAGGGGGCGGGGGGTGCCTGCATGGGTCTGAGGTGGGTGCCGCGGCGGCCAGGAGAGCCAGACggtcaggggtcaggggtcagggccCAGCTGCTGTCCTCCCCACGCCACCCACCGTCATGGGCCGGTCCGCCGAGTCCAGGATGTCCTCCATCAGCTCGTCCGCATAGTCCCGGCGTGCCTGCAGCGACTCGCGCTTCTTGAGCCCCGTGAGGTTGACCAGATGGATCTTGAGCCAGTTGAGGCCGTGCGGGCCGAGCGGGCGGCCCTGGGCGAACTCCAGCAGTGCGCGGGCCAGGTCGCTGCCCAGGTGGTTGAAATGCGGTGAGCAGGGATAGGTCCGGCCGCGGAAGTCCATGTTGTGCGGCAGCCAGAAGACACGGTGCCGCAGGTGCCGGGCCAGCGACAGGCGGTACAGCGCATCGGCGCGCAGGCTCTGCATCTCCCGTGCCACCTTGAGGCGCCGGGCCAGCTCCCGCCGCATCTCAGCCTTTTCAGCAGGCGAGACCTCGGGCAGCAAGCAGCGGTTGGGAGCCCGACGGCCCTCGGGTGGCCGGGGGGCCTCGGAGGGCGGGGCGGGCACACCCAGGCGAGGGCAGCCCTTGTCAGCGAAGAGCTGCAGCACCAGGTCCAGCACGCGCCCGTTGACCCGCCAGGCACAGTTGCCCAGCTGGGTGAGGGCATCCAGGGCACCGTGCAGCTCGGCAGGCGGGCAGCGCTCCAGCAGGAGCTGGTGCTGCTGGCTGCCCTCCACTGAGCGCATCATCTTGGTGGGGCTCAGCAGAAACGCGCCCGAGTGGGGCGACGTCCAGGGCAGCGGTGGGCACAGCATGGGCACGTCCGTCGACTCAAAGGTCAGTGTGCGCTCTGCCGCCGTCTCCAGCAGCTGCGTGAAGGCGGGGTGAGGCTTCAGGATGCCGatctgggggcggggcaggcagaGAAGGTCAGGGGGCTGCCCCAAAGGCCGTGGAGGAGGGCCCCGGGGTCCCCTCAGACGCCCTGACCCTGAGACCAGGTCTGGGGCCACAGCACAATTCTGGCAGGATCCCACCGTGGCCCAGGGGCCCTGCACCACCCAGAGCCCACGGCCTCCTCGCACGCCCGTCCCCACAGTGGCCCACCTGGCGGAAGCTGCGGAAGGAGTACACATGGTAGAGCACAGGGATGAGCGTGCCGGGGCTCCGGGGCGCTGCCAGGCTGCTGGGCATCTGCGCGGCCCGCACCAGCACCTCCGCCAGCTGCTTGCCCAGCTGCACCACCACTGACATGGGCCAGGGCTGCTCGTGGGGGGCCTCAGGCACCCCCAGTGCCTCCCAATGCTGCCGTGGCAGGCACGGTTCCGCCACCTGCGAGCGGGAGGGTGGCTCAGGGGGAGGAGAGTCTGGGTGCAGAGCTGGagacccccacccacccccagggagGGGTGAGCTGACTGCTATCCCAGGGTtaggtgaggaaaatgaggtggAGACTGGGGGCAAATCCAGCCGCctcaggaaaggggagaggagagaggggaggggacctCCGCTCAACGCCTGGGTTTCCCCACCCGGGCTCCCTGGGCCTCACCTGGGTGTCGGAGGCCAGCAGGTGCAGGTACTTGGAGTAGCGCTGCTCCAGTTCCTGCACCTCGTTTCTGAGCTGCTTCCTCTTGAAGACACGCAGACCCAGCTCGTGTGCCAAGAAGAGAAGTGACTCTCCCTGCGCGGGCAGCGCCTGGAGGGTCTGGAGGGCAGCGAGCGCCATGAGCCCCGCGCTCCG of Delphinus delphis chromosome 3, mDelDel1.2, whole genome shotgun sequence contains these proteins:
- the POLRMT gene encoding DNA-directed RNA polymerase, mitochondrial isoform X1, whose amino-acid sequence is MSAVRWGRGAAGFGRALWPAGTPGLLAEEGALGGVWGRKRSSTASPCEQDRRKDWGHAELLEVLKARVRQLQAEGMAEVTVKRVAKRVAVARAPEAGGAQPPRQAPAGAKGAGAKGAAATLSSRWAQKLDSDQQLMEKRKQRLEGKLQKRVEKGAWQKQLRLEPRLLSRKLASQLQHWEQGAPRSPWEEQLAQLLQEAPHRLSSEAAAAPADRGPESRLEGQQQRLLSFFECCLLTGHLPLAHHVLVTHHSKSQQQRLLTLSMYNMVMLGWARQGSFKELTYVFFMLKDAGLAPDLQSYAAALQCMGRLDQDAGTIRRCLKQMAQDGLQLQGLFTAVPLSAEERAELLRAVRKAKPAFTPPRPPVPPPQVNTSPLLREIYAKQDPAVSYPRLHLSLKELQGLFQQQLRVEMATTITVESVEKVPLLTKEVLHARKTLAGLRTRWRTALYRELQETKESEAHAAREGRLSLFPYLCLLSEKEVVRMLLQTLQALPAQGESLLFLAHELGLRVFKRKQLRNEVQELEQRYSKYLHLLASDTQVAEPCLPRQHWEALGVPEAPHEQPWPMSVVVQLGKQLAEVLVRAAQMPSSLAAPRSPGTLIPVLYHVYSFRSFRQIGILKPHPAFTQLLETAAERTLTFESTDVPMLCPPLPWTSPHSGAFLLSPTKMMRSVEGSQQHQLLLERCPPAELHGALDALTQLGNCAWRVNGRVLDLVLQLFADKGCPRLGVPAPPSEAPRPPEGRRAPNRCLLPEVSPAEKAEMRRELARRLKVAREMQSLRADALYRLSLARHLRHRVFWLPHNMDFRGRTYPCSPHFNHLGSDLARALLEFAQGRPLGPHGLNWLKIHLVNLTGLKKRESLQARRDYADELMEDILDSADRPMTGRKWWMEADEPWQALACCMEVARAVRAPDPAAYVSHFPVHQDGSCNGLQHYAALGRDSVGAASVNLLPSDLPQDVYSEVAAQVEVFRRQDAKQGVQVAQVLEGFISRKVVKQTVMTVVYGVTRYGGRLQIEKRLREIHDFPQDFVWEASHYLVRQVFNSLQEMFSGTRSIQRWLTESARLISHTGSAVEWVTPLGIPIIQPYHRDSKVMIKGGLQSLTFSSSVDTSQKPNTLKQKNGFPPNFIHSLDSSHMMLTALHCYRKGLTFVSVHDCFWTHAADVAVMNQVCREQFVRLHSQPILHNLSRFLIERFCSDPRTSKSIWVSRLMDTLLSVPKTGTFNLEQVKHSTYFFS
- the POLRMT gene encoding DNA-directed RNA polymerase, mitochondrial isoform X2; the protein is MSAVRWGRGAAGFGRALWPAGTPGLLAEEGALGGVWGRKRSSTASPCEQDRRKDWGHAELLEVLKARVRQLQAEGMAEVTVKRVAKRVAVARAPEAGGAQPPRQAPAGAKGAGAKGAAATLSSRWAQKLDSDQQLMEKRKQRLEGKLQKRVEKGAWQKQLRLEPRLLSRKLASQLQHWEQGAPRSPWEEQLAQLLQEAPHRLSSEAAAAPADRGPESRLEGQQQRLLSFFECCLLTGHLPLAHHVLVTHHSKSQQQRLLTLSMYNMVMLGWARQGSFKELTYVFFMLKDAGLAPDLQSYAAALQCMGRLDQDAGTIRRCLKQMAQDGLQLQGLFTAVPLSAEERAELLRAVRKAKPAFTPPRPPVPPPQVNTSPLLREIYAKDPAVSYPRLHLSLKELQGLFQQQLRVEMATTITVESVEKVPLLTKEVLHARKTLAGLRTRWRTALYRELQETKESEAHAAREGRLSLFPYLCLLSEKEVVRMLLQTLQALPAQGESLLFLAHELGLRVFKRKQLRNEVQELEQRYSKYLHLLASDTQVAEPCLPRQHWEALGVPEAPHEQPWPMSVVVQLGKQLAEVLVRAAQMPSSLAAPRSPGTLIPVLYHVYSFRSFRQIGILKPHPAFTQLLETAAERTLTFESTDVPMLCPPLPWTSPHSGAFLLSPTKMMRSVEGSQQHQLLLERCPPAELHGALDALTQLGNCAWRVNGRVLDLVLQLFADKGCPRLGVPAPPSEAPRPPEGRRAPNRCLLPEVSPAEKAEMRRELARRLKVAREMQSLRADALYRLSLARHLRHRVFWLPHNMDFRGRTYPCSPHFNHLGSDLARALLEFAQGRPLGPHGLNWLKIHLVNLTGLKKRESLQARRDYADELMEDILDSADRPMTGRKWWMEADEPWQALACCMEVARAVRAPDPAAYVSHFPVHQDGSCNGLQHYAALGRDSVGAASVNLLPSDLPQDVYSEVAAQVEVFRRQDAKQGVQVAQVLEGFISRKVVKQTVMTVVYGVTRYGGRLQIEKRLREIHDFPQDFVWEASHYLVRQVFNSLQEMFSGTRSIQRWLTESARLISHTGSAVEWVTPLGIPIIQPYHRDSKVMIKGGLQSLTFSSSVDTSQKPNTLKQKNGFPPNFIHSLDSSHMMLTALHCYRKGLTFVSVHDCFWTHAADVAVMNQVCREQFVRLHSQPILHNLSRFLIERFCSDPRTSKSIWVSRLMDTLLSVPKTGTFNLEQVKHSTYFFS